The DNA segment AGTACAATGCTTCCTAAAAAATATGGGTTTATCTCATCAATCTTCTCTTGATCATCTCCCAAGGATGTAATCAAATCCTCAAGTAGCTCTCCGGCTTGTTCTGTAGTCCAAGCATAAGGACGCTGATATAGAGGAATAGTAAAGACAAAATCATTACTAAATACTTTAGAGATGGGATATTCAGTAGCTGCAATTTTGGACGAACTCATATATATCCTTTAGTGGCGTAGCAGTTTGGATTTTCACTAAAGTTAGTTTTCCCACTTATGCAGCAATAATATTCAATTAAGAATAAAATTCAATATACAAGGTTGGGTGAGGAACAAAACCCAACATTTGCAAGGTTATTTTACAAATAATCCCAAAAACTTGTAGGGACGTGATGAATCGCGTCTAAATGCATCGCGTCCCTTTACATCATCCCGGAAGTTGCTTTTTCAAGTTGTCGCGCAGCGCAACGCACCGACAAAAATTCAAGGTGCGTTAGCCTACGGCATAACACACCCTACGGTTAATGTATATTTCTTCATATACATTGCCTTTTTTTCGCCGACTTACTTAAATCGTTTGTCAGGCTGATCAAAACAAATGACACCTAAAACATTTATTTACCCCGGAAGTTGCTTTTTCAAAGCTTCCAACGAAGCCCAACGACTATCACTCGGCTTGTTTGAACCATCAGCATCATCGCTCAAAATACCCGGACAATCGAGGTTACAAAGCTGACGCTGAGGTAATGCTAAACACATCTGCTCGTATAACCATTCACTCGGATGAAAATAACCTTTAGGTGAGAGGGTTTCCACCAAATCTTCCATCACCACTTCCCGTTCTAAAGGCAAATCCTCTATTTGATTAGCAGCTTCATCTAACCAAATGACTTCTTTGGTATTCACAGTCAAACGTTGATTATATTGCTGCAAACAACGGTTACAAGTACAAGTAATAATTGTTTCTGCTTGACCTGAAACTTCCAAGTAATTACCTTGATGATGCACCCGCAAGCGACCGCGAACAGGTGTCAAGCTTTCCAGACCAGGTAGAAACTCTTGAACTTGAATTTCCTCTGTCCGCTCCGGGGCTTTGGCGAGCTGCGGAATAAAAATTGCGTCCATAGGATTTCGATATAATCACGAATCTATTTTAACTGCCATTATTCGCCATCGCTGGACAAACAACTAAATGACGGTGAGGCTCTTTACCTCGGCTGAAGGTTTGCAAATCTGCAAATTCTTTCAAGAAAGAGTGGATTTGCCGCCTTTCAGCTGAACTCAAAGATTTTATTTCTACTTCTCCACCAGAAGCGCGGACTTGATTAGCTGCGGCTTCTGCCATCTCATGAATTTCCGCTTGCCTTTTGACACGGTAGCCATTCAACTCAATGGTGTAAAAAGCTTGTAAATCTTCAGTTACTCCCAGGTTTAGCACCGAATTAGCTAAATACTGAATCGCATCTAGAACTGAACCATTAGCGCCAATTAAAATGCGGATTTGTTCTTGCGTCAGATTAGTTTGATCGATGGTCAACCAGTAGCTATCTAGTTCTGGGGAATCGCCAAATCGAGGCGGGTCAATTTCTAAATTCCCCTTAATTTCCGCAGGTATTCCTGTTAATTGCAGCAGGGTTTTTAACCACTGCTGCCCTCTTTGCATCGGACTTTCAAGCATCATCAACCCGTAGTCTTTTTCTTAGAACTCTTTGGCTCAAATGGTAAAGTTCTCTGTTCTGCTGCTGTTTCTTTCTCTTGGGTGGCTACGATTTCTTGTAGTCCCTCTGGTAGAGGTTCACGTGAGAGAATATAAGTTTGGGCAGTTTGGAAAATATTACCAATTACCATGTACATCAATACCCCGGCTGGTAGGGGGAAGAACAAAAACATTCCAGAAAATATAACTGGTGTGATTTTGTTAACTGTATCTTGCTGTGGGTTACCACCACTGGAATTCTGCCCGGAAATCATTTGGCTGACATAAAGGCTAACTCCAAAAAACAGAATCATTGAGACAATATCCCAGTTAATCTGTCCGTCAGGATTTTGAGCGCCAACCCTACCTAAAGCTTGAATAAACAAAAATCCTTTTTCTGCTGCTAGTCCAGGAATTGAGCCTTGAATTGTCACATCTCCTGGTTCTAAGGCTTCTATGTTGCCTTCAGCATCTATTCTTACCCTCTCTTCCCCTTTAGTTACTTTCCATTCAGGAACTAGGTTACTTTCAGGGTGTTCTGCTAAAAGCGCCTGAAATGGTCTACCTTCAACAGTCTGATATTGGAGCTTAGTTTTTTCGCCTACGGCTAATTTGTTACCGGCAGGGAGAATAGCTGTGACACGAGTGCGTTCTCCATCAGCAATGTAAATGTTTTGGGGAGCAGTCGCAAAAGCTTGGGGTTGAATGCGTTCAATTTGTTCTGAGGGAAAAATTTGCAGGTTAACGCTGTAGTTCGCACCGGCAAATGGTGAACCCCGCAATGTGGCAAACAGCGCTAATAATACTGGCATTTGCAGCACTAGGGGCAGACATCCTGCCAATGGGTTGCCAAATTCTTTTTGGACATTGACCATTTCCTCTTGCTGCTTTTGCGGATTATCCTTGTACTTCTCTTTAATTTCTGCCATCCGCTTCTGCATGAGAGGTTGTACAATTCGCATTTTCCGCATATTACGAATTGAACCAGCACTCAGGGGATAGAGCGCGAAGCGGATTATCAATGTCAAGGCAACGATCGCCAATCCGTAACTAGGCACAATTCCATAGAAAAAGTCTATGATTGGCAGCATTACGTTGTTTGAAAGAAACCCGATACCAAAATCCATTATTCTGAATTTAACCTGAGTTACTGTAAACTGAACTGAATCTAATTTATCTAAATCATGATTCCTATATGACTATCCTACGCTACGGATAGCCGAATGGGGAAGAAGAAGCAGGGGGCAGGGGGCAGGGTGCAGGGGAGAAGAGAATAGGACTTTAAGTAGTGTGAATAAGTGCTATTTTCTGTTAAATTCCCCCTGGCTCCGGTGTTTCCTACTCCCCACTCCCTACTCCCTATCACTTCTTAGCAGCACCGCTATATAGGGGGTTTTTAGCTATAACTCTTTCGTTGATGTAGTCATAAGTCTCGCGGAAGTTGGGAACAGCCCGCATTTCTAGGCGACTACCATTTCTGAGGGTTAGTACCATATCTCCCCAAAAGCCGATGCCACGGGGAACTTTGACGATTTTAACCACTTCTGAATAGATAATATCAGTGCGATCGCGTCCTCTCCAACCTCCCGTTACAGAAATCCGGCGATCGCTGATCCGGAAGCGTAGCCATAAAGCTCTCACAATGGCTCCAACTGCCAATGGTAGTCCCACAACAGTTAGTCCAATCAAGCAATTGAGAATTAAGTCCCCCATGTGGGGGCCACCTTCATAATAAACTTCTTCACGAATGCCCATCAAATACCTCAGCTTTTACCAACAACTGCTCTAATTCTTGCAGAAATTGTTGGCTTACGCACTTAGATTCTGCTGCTGTTGGTTTAACAACGATGACTACCCGCCAGCCTGGAGACAATTTTGGCAAAAACTGATGCAAAGCCGCTGTGATCTGGCGTTTAATCCGGTTACGAATTACTGCTCTTTTGCTGACTTTGGTGCTAATGGAAACGCCAAATTGTGTGCTAGGCAATGGTTTTGCAATGCTAGCAGTATCCAAGGAAGGCTTTTTTAAACCTGAAGGTCGTAAAGCTCTTAATGTGAAATGAGAACTGTGACGACGAATTCCTTCCCGGAAAACTGCCTGGAAATCTTTTCGAGATTTTAATCGATTCGCTTTGGGCAAAGCCACATCTGCTCTTTTTGCTGGAAGTTTCCTAAACGCTCAGACGATGACGACCTCTTTTTCTTCTCGCCCGGATCACGTTTCTTCCGGTTGGTGTCTGCATCCTGGCACGAAAACCAGAAGTTCTTTTTCTCTTACGGCAAGTGCCGCCCAGGGTTCTCTTCATACCGTTCTCCTCTTAGGCGATTTTTATAAAAAGTTACAATCCATAACTATATCACTTTGAGAGCTAAAAATCATAAATAATTGCTGAATTTTTGACACTGGGCGTAGCCAAATTGTTAACGGTGCGTTGCGCTGCGCGACAACACACCCTACATGAACACTCCTTAACATAGCTAGCTGGAAATATTCGGGCCAAATTTCTAAGAGATGCTTAAAAGCCAAGTTCCCACATAACGCAGTAGTGGGACATCTCCAGGAGAAAGAATTTGGCAGTTAAAGTGATACATTCCCCCAAAAGTCGGGGTTCGCGAGTTGGATAATACTAACTCTACATCTTGTCCGGCTGGTACTGGCTCTTCAGGAAAAATTTCCAGTAAGCGAGCTTCTTTGTTCCATTTCACTTCATTCAGAGGAACACTTTTGCCTCTAACTCTTACCTCAACCTTGTTGGTGTCGAAAGTTCCTTCGTAGTAATTTGGGTAGCTCACGGCAAATTGAGCTGCTGCTAAATTCATTCGTTTAGCTGGTATTCTTAATCTGAATCGTTCCCAGCTATTAGCCTGTCCCCCAAAATCTAATCTGTAGGGTAGCTGATTTTCGCTTTTGACACCGCTAAATAGTGTCAGTCCTGGTAAGCCTTGCGCTCCTGTGATGATTGGAAACCCAGCTAGTAAAGAACTAGTCACGGCTAAAGCCGAAAGCAGTCTTAGAGGCAGTTTGCTTTTAGAACCTGGAAATCGTAAATTTTGCATAGTTATGAACTTCCTCCACCAGAAAATAAGTTTGTGATCTCAATAACCAAAATTTAGCCTTTGTAACTAAACTTTACTACTGACACCCAAAAAATTGACGTGAAATTGAAACAAAAAGTGCCATTAGCCCTGGAGGCTTGAGTAATTGTATATGCAATCAGTAATAATTACAACTTAAGCTTACGCAAACTTTTTCGCTGCATAATTGGTAAACTTTACACTAAATAAAAATACAGTTGGGATTTGATTTTGTTGCTAAATATGTATATATGTATGTTAGTTTAAAGATTTTGTGATAAAAGTTGATCTGTACAGTTAGCGATCGCCAATGAACTTGGGATAGATTAATCAGAAGGGGCTGTAATTAAAGCACTAATCACCAAAAAATAATTGAAAAATTATCAAAATTCAAAAATATAAGCAAGGAATCCTAAAACAAGCTAAAGACAAAGATGCAAATTTGGTAATCAACTTAGGATTTGCAATATGTAAACCTGTTTGTAACTATCAATCAAGTCTGACATCTGCAAAGGGCAAAGTGAGGATCAACCTGGAAAACCAAGAGTAATAAAGGCAAACTTCAAGGTTCAATCTACCAGAAACAGCCATTGCAGATAGTTACTACCCTAAAGGTTGAGTCAGGGGAAAATAACAGATTCCCCAAAAAAGAGGCATTTATCTCCAGGAGATTTCATGAAAATAGCGGTTGCTAAAGAAATTGAAGTTTGTGAACGACGTGTAGCATTAAACCCTGACACCGTTTCCCGATTAATTAAACAAGGTTTGGAAGTATCGGTGGAAGCAGGTGCGGGAGAGCGGTCTTATTTTAAGGATTCTGCCTACGAAGCAGCAGGAGCCACAATTGTCAGTGATACTGCTAAATTATGGGGTGAAGCAGATATTCTCTTAAAAGTTAGCCCACCGCAAGAGCGAGAAAATGGGGGTTCAGAAGTGGAATTACTCCGGGAAGGGGCGGTATTAATCAGCTTCCTCAATCCTTTGGGAAATCCTGAAGTGGCGCAAAAACTGGCAAATCGCCAAATTACAGCCTTTAGTATGGAGATGATCCCCCGGACTACCAGGGCGCAAAGTATGGATGCTTTGTCTTCCCAAGCTTCACTAGCTGGTTATAAGGCAGTATTAATCGCCGCTGCTGCATTGCCGAAGTATTTCCCCATGCTGACAACAGCTGCCGGCACTATCGCCCCAGCTAAAGTCTTTATTATGGGTGCTGGTGTGGCCGGATTGCAAGCGATCGCTACAGCCAGACGCTTGGGTGCAGTGGTAGAAGCCTTTGATATTCGTCCCGCCGTTAAAGAAGAAGTGCAAAGTCTAGGGGCAAAATTCGTCGAAGTCAAACTCGAAGAAGAAACCACCGCAGCAGGTGGTTATGCTAAAGAAATTTCTGAAGCTAGCAAACAACGGACTCAGGAAGTTGTCGCTGAACACGTAAAAAATGCCGACGTGGTGATTACCACCGCCCAAGTACCAGGGAGAAAAGCGCCACGCCTAGTGACAGAGGAAATGGTGGCACAAATGAAACCAGGTTCAGTGATTGTGGATTTAGCTGCGGATCAGGGTGGTAACTGCGCCTGTACAGAAGCTGGTAAAGATATTGTCTGGAATGGCGTAACAATTATTGGCCCCATTAATTTACCTTCATCAATGCCAATTCACGCTAGTCAGTTGTATTCTAAGAACCTGACATCCTTGGTGCAATTATTAGTTAAAGACAAAGCCTTACAAATAGACTTTGCTGACGACATTGTAAATGCGGCTTGTATTACCCACGCTGGGGAAATTCGCAATCAACGAGTGCGGGATGCGTTAGCGGCTTTGAGTACTCAGATTGGCACACATTAATTAACCGCCAATAAACACCGATAAAAGTTTATCTGTGTGCATTTGTGGTTCTAAACAGGAGTTTTATTTCATGACAGAGGCATTACTTGCTGCTTTGTTTGTATTTGTTCTGGCATCTTTTATTGGCTTTGAAGTCATCAACAAAATCCCCCCGACTTTACACACGCCTTTAATGTCCGGCTCAAATGCCATTTCTGGGATTGCGGTATTAGGGGCAATTGTGGCTGCTGGTGCAAAAGATACCAGTGTGTCAGTGATTCTTGGTTTAATTGCTGTGGTACTGGCGACAGTTAACGTCGTCGGTGGTTTTCTGGTCACAGATCGAATGTTGCAAATGTTCAAGAAAAAGGAAGTTAAGGCGTGAGCGATTTTCTACCAACTGGGATTCAGCTGACGTACTTAGTCGCTGCATCGTTATTTATTCTGGGTTTGAAAAAACTCGGTTCTCCAGCTACGGCGCGGAATGGTAACTTGATCGCGGCTGTGGGAATGCTGCTGGCGATTGTCGCCACACTCTTAGATCAGCAGGTGTTGAACTACCAAATGATTTTGCTGGGCTTGGCTATTGGCTCCGGAATTGGTGCGATCGCAGCTTACAAAGTCCAAATGACAGAAATGCCCCAAATGGTGGGTTTACTCAATGGTTTAGGTGGCGCAGCTTCCGCACTGATTGCAGTTGCTGAATTTTGGCGGTTAATCGCAGCTTCTGCTCCCATACCTTTAGATGTCAACATTTCCATTTTGCTGGATGTGTTAATCGGTGGTGTCACCTTAACAGGTAGTTTTATCGCCTTTGCCAAATTGCAAGGTTTAATTAGTGGTTCACCCATTAAATTACCTTTCCAGCAACCATTTAACCTCTTGCTGCTGATTGGTTACATAGTAGGCAGTGCTTATTTAATCATTACACCCGATAGCTTACCAATATTCTTTGGAGTAGTGGGAGTATCTTTAGTATTGGGTATCATGTTCGTCCTTCCCATTGGTGGGGGCGATATGCCTGTGGTAATTTCGCTGCTAAACTCCCTATCTGGGATAGCCGCCGCCGCCGCCGGTTTTGTGGTCATGAACAATATGTTGATTATCGCTGGCGCACTGGTGGGGGCTTCGGGTTTAATCCTTACCCAGATTATGTGTAAAGCCATGAATCGTTCTCTATTCAGCGTCCTATTTGGTGCGTTTGGTGGGGCGGTTGCTGGTGGTGCTACAGGCGCTACAGGCGCTACAGGCGATCAGACTGTTCGCAGCATCGATGCTGAAGAAGGCGCGATGATGTTGGGTTATGCCCGTAACGTGGTAATTGTACCCGGTTATGGTATGGCTGTTGCTCAAGCGCAGCACAGTGTCCGGGAATTGGCAGATCAGTTAGAACGCATGGGTGTTGATGTTAAGTATGCCATTCACCCTGTTGCTGGAAGAATGCCAGGACACATGAATGTGTTATTGGCTGAGGCTAATGTCGCTTATACGCAGTTGTATGACATGGATGATATCAATCCCCAATTAGAAGCTGCGGATGTAGCTTTGGTAATTGGGGCCAATGATGTGGTAAATCCGGCGGCGCGTAGTGATGTGAATAGTCCGATTTATGGTATGCCCATTTTGGAAGTAGATCGGGCAAAGCAAACAATTGTTATTAAACGCGGGATGAGTACGGGTTTTGCCGGTGTAGATAATGAATTATTCTACAAGGAGAAAACTACAATGCTCTTTGGTAGCGCTAAGGATATGGTTTCTAAGTTGGTTTCGGAAGTGAAGCAGCTTTAAGGAATAATTTAGATGGTGAGCTTGCCTTGGGGGTATGATGTTCCTGGGGCAAGTTTTTTATGGGAAAATAGTTGTTCTCCACATAAATCTAATATGTCTAATGGTAGAAGCTAATTAAGAGGTAAGATTTTGAAATTGAATTAAGTTGGGATCAGCAAAGATGCAGCAGAATGAATGTTGTTGAATTTGTCACCCGATAAACGGATCATAAAAAAACTGCACAACATAGTGAGCAAGATTTTATGGCTTTGATAAAAATGTAGCTTTTGATTTTCACGATTTTTTCGTTCAAAACTACAAAGATTAGGTGATCAGGGTGTATCGTTAGTCAGTATATATATATGTTATCGACACAAGAACGCAAAATAGATTTTCTAGGTAATATTCCTTTTATATCAATTCATATTGGTTGTATATTGATTTTTTGGGTAGGTTTTAGTTGGATCGCTTTGATTACTTGTCTATTACTATGGTTTGTGCGGATGTTTGGCATCACAGCTGGATACCACCGCTACTTCTCACACCGTACTTATAAAACAACACGTTCTTTTCAGTTTATTCTTGCTGTTTTAGGTAATGCTTCCGCGCAGTTAGGTCCATTATGGTGGGCTGCACATCATCGTCATCACCACAACTATGCAGATAGAGAACAAGATTTTCATTCCCCCGTTGTTTATGGTGGCTGGTGGTCGCATATTGGTTGGGTGATTTGTCCTCAATATTCTCAGACTGATGAACGCCAAATCCGAGATTTTGCAAAATACCCAGAGTTACAGTATTTAAACCGTTTTCATATGATTGTGCCTATTGTGCTAGCAATCGCTGTAACTGTGATTGGAATATTGTTGCAGATTTACATTCCTCATTTACAAACAACTGGTTTACAAATGCTGATCTGGGGGTTTTGTTTAAGTACTGTGCTAGTTTATCACTCGACTTTTACAATTAATTCTCTCGCCCACATCTTTGGTTCTCGTCGTTTTAATACCTCAGATAATAGTCGCAATAATCTGTTTTTAGCTTTAATTACTTTAGGTGAAGGTTGGCATAATAATCATCATTATTATCCTGCGTCAGAACGTCAAGGTTTCTATTGGTGGGAGATAGATATTACTCATTATATTCTCAAGCTGTTGTCATGGATGGGAATTGTTTGGAATTTAAGAACTCCTCCCCCAAAAATTTATGAACAGTCTCATCGTCTATCTACAAAGCACTAGTACCTCTACGCTGTAAACACCGAAAGGCTTAGATACCCGACTTTTACAAGAAGTCGGGTATCTGTTTTTTGATAACTTATGAATCTGTTATTTTTGGTTTTAAATTGGGTAATTTATATATATAGACACACTATATATAGTGAGCAGTAAATTAATGGATATTTCTGACTCTGAA comes from the Nodularia sp. NIES-3585 genome and includes:
- a CDS encoding DUF177 domain-containing protein — its product is MDAIFIPQLAKAPERTEEIQVQEFLPGLESLTPVRGRLRVHHQGNYLEVSGQAETIITCTCNRCLQQYNQRLTVNTKEVIWLDEAANQIEDLPLEREVVMEDLVETLSPKGYFHPSEWLYEQMCLALPQRQLCNLDCPGILSDDADGSNKPSDSRWASLEALKKQLPG
- a CDS encoding R3H domain-containing nucleic acid-binding protein; the protein is MMLESPMQRGQQWLKTLLQLTGIPAEIKGNLEIDPPRFGDSPELDSYWLTIDQTNLTQEQIRILIGANGSVLDAIQYLANSVLNLGVTEDLQAFYTIELNGYRVKRQAEIHEMAEAAANQVRASGGEVEIKSLSSAERRQIHSFLKEFADLQTFSRGKEPHRHLVVCPAMANNGS
- the yidC gene encoding membrane protein insertase YidC yields the protein MDFGIGFLSNNVMLPIIDFFYGIVPSYGLAIVALTLIIRFALYPLSAGSIRNMRKMRIVQPLMQKRMAEIKEKYKDNPQKQQEEMVNVQKEFGNPLAGCLPLVLQMPVLLALFATLRGSPFAGANYSVNLQIFPSEQIERIQPQAFATAPQNIYIADGERTRVTAILPAGNKLAVGEKTKLQYQTVEGRPFQALLAEHPESNLVPEWKVTKGEERVRIDAEGNIEALEPGDVTIQGSIPGLAAEKGFLFIQALGRVGAQNPDGQINWDIVSMILFFGVSLYVSQMISGQNSSGGNPQQDTVNKITPVIFSGMFLFFPLPAGVLMYMVIGNIFQTAQTYILSREPLPEGLQEIVATQEKETAAEQRTLPFEPKSSKKKTTG
- a CDS encoding PH domain-containing protein; amino-acid sequence: MGIREEVYYEGGPHMGDLILNCLIGLTVVGLPLAVGAIVRALWLRFRISDRRISVTGGWRGRDRTDIIYSEVVKIVKVPRGIGFWGDMVLTLRNGSRLEMRAVPNFRETYDYINERVIAKNPLYSGAAKK
- the rnpA gene encoding ribonuclease P protein component produces the protein MALPKANRLKSRKDFQAVFREGIRRHSSHFTLRALRPSGLKKPSLDTASIAKPLPSTQFGVSISTKVSKRAVIRNRIKRQITAALHQFLPKLSPGWRVVIVVKPTAAESKCVSQQFLQELEQLLVKAEVFDGHS
- the rpmH gene encoding 50S ribosomal protein L34, whose amino-acid sequence is MKRTLGGTCRKRKRTSGFRARMQTPTGRNVIRARRKRGRHRLSV
- a CDS encoding DUF2808 domain-containing protein, whose protein sequence is MQNLRFPGSKSKLPLRLLSALAVTSSLLAGFPIITGAQGLPGLTLFSGVKSENQLPYRLDFGGQANSWERFRLRIPAKRMNLAAAQFAVSYPNYYEGTFDTNKVEVRVRGKSVPLNEVKWNKEARLLEIFPEEPVPAGQDVELVLSNSRTPTFGGMYHFNCQILSPGDVPLLRYVGTWLLSIS
- a CDS encoding Re/Si-specific NAD(P)(+) transhydrogenase subunit alpha, yielding MKIAVAKEIEVCERRVALNPDTVSRLIKQGLEVSVEAGAGERSYFKDSAYEAAGATIVSDTAKLWGEADILLKVSPPQERENGGSEVELLREGAVLISFLNPLGNPEVAQKLANRQITAFSMEMIPRTTRAQSMDALSSQASLAGYKAVLIAAAALPKYFPMLTTAAGTIAPAKVFIMGAGVAGLQAIATARRLGAVVEAFDIRPAVKEEVQSLGAKFVEVKLEEETTAAGGYAKEISEASKQRTQEVVAEHVKNADVVITTAQVPGRKAPRLVTEEMVAQMKPGSVIVDLAADQGGNCACTEAGKDIVWNGVTIIGPINLPSSMPIHASQLYSKNLTSLVQLLVKDKALQIDFADDIVNAACITHAGEIRNQRVRDALAALSTQIGTH
- a CDS encoding NAD(P) transhydrogenase subunit alpha — its product is MTEALLAALFVFVLASFIGFEVINKIPPTLHTPLMSGSNAISGIAVLGAIVAAGAKDTSVSVILGLIAVVLATVNVVGGFLVTDRMLQMFKKKEVKA
- a CDS encoding NAD(P)(+) transhydrogenase (Re/Si-specific) subunit beta yields the protein MSDFLPTGIQLTYLVAASLFILGLKKLGSPATARNGNLIAAVGMLLAIVATLLDQQVLNYQMILLGLAIGSGIGAIAAYKVQMTEMPQMVGLLNGLGGAASALIAVAEFWRLIAASAPIPLDVNISILLDVLIGGVTLTGSFIAFAKLQGLISGSPIKLPFQQPFNLLLLIGYIVGSAYLIITPDSLPIFFGVVGVSLVLGIMFVLPIGGGDMPVVISLLNSLSGIAAAAAGFVVMNNMLIIAGALVGASGLILTQIMCKAMNRSLFSVLFGAFGGAVAGGATGATGATGDQTVRSIDAEEGAMMLGYARNVVIVPGYGMAVAQAQHSVRELADQLERMGVDVKYAIHPVAGRMPGHMNVLLAEANVAYTQLYDMDDINPQLEAADVALVIGANDVVNPAARSDVNSPIYGMPILEVDRAKQTIVIKRGMSTGFAGVDNELFYKEKTTMLFGSAKDMVSKLVSEVKQL
- a CDS encoding acyl-CoA desaturase, which produces MLSTQERKIDFLGNIPFISIHIGCILIFWVGFSWIALITCLLLWFVRMFGITAGYHRYFSHRTYKTTRSFQFILAVLGNASAQLGPLWWAAHHRHHHNYADREQDFHSPVVYGGWWSHIGWVICPQYSQTDERQIRDFAKYPELQYLNRFHMIVPIVLAIAVTVIGILLQIYIPHLQTTGLQMLIWGFCLSTVLVYHSTFTINSLAHIFGSRRFNTSDNSRNNLFLALITLGEGWHNNHHYYPASERQGFYWWEIDITHYILKLLSWMGIVWNLRTPPPKIYEQSHRLSTKH